GCGGGCGTCGATGAACAGCACCTGGCCTCTGCGGTCGCGCCAGCCCTTGCCCGGGTTCTTGTTGCGCGCCAAAAACCACAGGCAGGCGGGGATCTGCGTGGAGTAGAAGAGTTGCCCCGGCAGCGCCACCATGCAGTCCACCACGTCAGCCTCGACCATCGCGCGGCGGATCTCGCCTTCGCCGGATTGGTTGGAGCTCATCGAGCCGTTGGCCAGCACCACGCCCGCGGTGCCGTTGGGGCCGAGGTGGTGGACGATGTGCTGGAGCCACGCGTAGTTGGCGTTGCCCACGGGCGGCGCGCCGAACTTCCAGCGCACGTCTTCACGCAGGCGCTCGCCGCCCCAGTCGGAGACGTTGAACGGCGGATTGGCGAGGATGTAGTCGAATTTCAGGTCGCGCAGTTCGTCCTTGTGAAAGCTGCCCTCGTTGTTCCAGCGGATGTCGGCATCGATCCCGCGCACCGCGAGGTTCATTTTGCAAAGCCGCCAGGTGGTGTAGTTCGACTCCTGCCCGTAGATGGCGATATCGCCGATGCGCCCGCCGTGCTCCTGCACGAATTTTTCCGACTGCACGAACATGCCGCCCGAGCCGCAGCAGGGGTCATAGACGCGGCCCTGGAACGGTTCGAGCATTTCCACCAGCACGCGCACCACGGAGCGCGGGGTGTAGAACTCGCCGCCGCGCTTGCCTTCGGCCCCGGCGAACTGGCCGAGGAAGTATTCGTACACGCGCCCGAGAATGTCGCGGGATTTGTCGCCAGCCTCGCCCAGCGCAATACCGGAGATCAGGTCGATCAGCTCGCCCAGCATCACCTTGTTGAGCGCGGGGCGGGCGTAGTCTTTGGGCAGCACGCCTTTCAACGATTCGTTTTCCTTTTCGATGGCGCGCATCGCGTCGTCGATCAGGGTGCCGATTTCGGGGCGCTTGGCATGGGCTTGCAGGTGCGACCAGCGCGCTTCTTTCGGTACCCAGAAGATGTTCTCGGCCAGATATTCGTCGCGGTCTTCGGCCGCCTGCGGGTCTTCGGCGAGCAATGCCTTGTGCTTGGCCTCGAAGGCATCCGAGATGTATTTCAGGAAGACGAGACCCAGTACCACGTGCTTGTAGTCGGAAGGCTCCATGTTGCCGCGCAGCTTGTCGGCGGCTTTGAAGAGCTCCGCCTCGAAACCGAGGCTGGCGCCATTGTTGTTCCGTTGCGTGCCCGGCTTGGCCATCTGAAACGCTCAGTGCAACACCTGCGGCGCATCGCCGATGCTGGAAGGCGGCACGGGCGAGGCGTGATGGACGATCATGCGCCAGCCCAGCGCGCCGCGGACATAGACATTGGTGGCGGCGACCGGTGCGGCGAGGTGTTTTTCGCCGACCACGGCGATTTGTTCGATCACGCTATGCACGGCGGTGAAGGGGCTGTGCAGCGTGGTCAGGGCGAGCAACTGGACTTTGAGCCGCCGACCGCCTGCGAAGATGTGACGCCAGCCTTCACGCACCAGCGCATAGCCGGCAAGCCGCGGCCCGCCCGGATGGACGCAGATGATTTCCTCGTCCTCCGCCCAGACGGACATCATCATCTCGAGGTCGCCACGCTCGAGCGCTTCATAAAAGGCGGCTTCGGCTTCCTGCGGCGAAGTGTAGATCGGTTTCTTGGGCATCAGTGGTTCAATGCATCGAGCACACGCTCGGGGGTGAGGTCTTCGAGGCAACGCAGCGTATCTGGCGGCGCGAGCGGGCACTCTCGCTTGAAGCAGGGAGAGCACGGTAGCTCGAGGCTGAGGATTTTCGCATGCGCCGAGAGCGGCGGCGTAAAGCTCGGGCTCGACGAGCCGTAGAGCGCGATGAGCGGGCGGTCGAGTGCCGCGGCGACGTGCATCAGTCCGGAATCGTTGCTGACCACGGCGCGCGCGCTGGCGATGAGGTCGATCGCCTGTTCGAGCGTGGTGCGGCCACACAGGTTCAAAGCCTTACCTGCGGACAAATGGGCAATCTCTTCGCCGATCGGGGCATCTTTCGCGGAACCGAGCAGCCAAACGGGGGCATCGAGCCGGCGTGCCAGAGTCGCGAAATGGTGCGCCGGCCAGCGCTTTGCCGGGCCGTATTCCGCGCCGGGGCAGAAGATCACCGCTACGCTTTCCAATGGCAGGCCGAGCGCTTCGCGTGCCTGACGTTGCCGTTCCGGCGTCGAGATCAGGCGGGGTTTTGGCGTGGGATCGGGAAATTCACCGGCCAGCGCAGCGTATCGGTCGACCAGTCGTGGCAGCGTGCTCTTGGAGTGGCGCTCGTTGAGCAGGAAGAAGCGCGCCTCACCGGTATGGCCGATACGGCGCGGAATGCGCGCGAAGAACGGCACCAGCGCGGATTTCCACGAGTTCGGCAAGACATAAGCGGCGGAAAAC
This genomic interval from Sulfuricystis multivorans contains the following:
- a CDS encoding type I restriction-modification system subunit M, whose translation is MAKPGTQRNNNGASLGFEAELFKAADKLRGNMEPSDYKHVVLGLVFLKYISDAFEAKHKALLAEDPQAAEDRDEYLAENIFWVPKEARWSHLQAHAKRPEIGTLIDDAMRAIEKENESLKGVLPKDYARPALNKVMLGELIDLISGIALGEAGDKSRDILGRVYEYFLGQFAGAEGKRGGEFYTPRSVVRVLVEMLEPFQGRVYDPCCGSGGMFVQSEKFVQEHGGRIGDIAIYGQESNYTTWRLCKMNLAVRGIDADIRWNNEGSFHKDELRDLKFDYILANPPFNVSDWGGERLREDVRWKFGAPPVGNANYAWLQHIVHHLGPNGTAGVVLANGSMSSNQSGEGEIRRAMVEADVVDCMVALPGQLFYSTQIPACLWFLARNKNPGKGWRDRRGQVLFIDARKMGVLVDRTRRELTDEEIKRIADTYHAWRSEPGAGEYADVPGFCKSVTLDDIRKHGYVLTPGRHVAAAAQEDDGEPFAEKMARLTAQWREQRMEAAKLDAAIEANLKALGFWSESA
- a CDS encoding YybH family protein, which gives rise to MPKKPIYTSPQEAEAAFYEALERGDLEMMMSVWAEDEEIICVHPGGPRLAGYALVREGWRHIFAGGRRLKVQLLALTTLHSPFTAVHSVIEQIAVVGEKHLAAPVAATNVYVRGALGWRMIVHHASPVPPSSIGDAPQVLH
- the waaF gene encoding lipopolysaccharide heptosyltransferase II; translation: MPLLRHDLPLHGRKTEGASLKILIVAPSWIGDTIMMQPLLMRLKARDPAAEIQVLAPAWSASLLTRMPEVDAVIENPFPHGSFDWAGRRALGRRLASAGFSAAYVLPNSWKSALVPFFARIPRRIGHTGEARFFLLNERHSKSTLPRLVDRYAALAGEFPDPTPKPRLISTPERQRQAREALGLPLESVAVIFCPGAEYGPAKRWPAHHFATLARRLDAPVWLLGSAKDAPIGEEIAHLSAGKALNLCGRTTLEQAIDLIASARAVVSNDSGLMHVAAALDRPLIALYGSSSPSFTPPLSAHAKILSLELPCSPCFKRECPLAPPDTLRCLEDLTPERVLDALNH